GGTATTTTATCGAATTGCTCCAATACTTCCAGTCGTGCTGGCCGGGCCGTTCAATGTAGTCGTGATCTATACCTTCTTCCAGTAGTTTCTTGTGCAGGTTCCGGTTTACATCAATGAAAAAATCTTTGATACCACAATCGATGATCAGTGGCATGCTGCCGCCCGGTTTCAGCTTGTTGGTCTGATTGATGACCGTATAGTCGTTCCAGTTAACGCCATCTTTCCCGGCTTCTCCGAGTCGTTTTGCTATGTCCCAGTTTTTCGGAAAAGGGCGGATATCCACGCCGCCGCTCATGCTACCAGCAGCGCCAAATACATCCTGGTGGCGGATGCCGAGGAACAGGGCTCCGTGCCCTCCCATGCTAAGGCCTGTGACAGCCCGGAAACGGGGTTCCGCCAGGGTTGGGTAATGCTGATCGATCCAGGCAGGAATTTCTTTGGAGATGTATGTTTCAAAACGCATACTGCTATCGATGGGGCTGTCGAAATACCAGCTGGAATAATCAGGATCGGGGCAGACAAGGATAAGTTGAAAACTATCGGCCACGTTCCTGAGCCAGGGCACTCTTTGAATCCAGTTGGCATAGTTGCCGCTATACCCCTGCAGCAGGTATACCGACGGGAAACGGGTGGTAGCTGTTTTGCAGGAGGCAGGAGTAATCACTACGCATTTGTAGGAACGGTGCATTTTATCGCTATAGATGCTGACAGTATCCACATCAGCGGCTTTTGCGACCTGTGCCAGACATAAGAGGAATAGTAAACGGGCCAGTAATTTCATAACTCCGGATTTTAAGCGAATGAAAAACGGCTATCCAGTGGATAGCCGTCACAAAATATAAAATAGTTCGTTTTATTTATGATTTGCTTTCTTCATCGGGTTATCGCCGGAGGAAGCTCCCCGGGTAGTACCAGACGCTTTAAACAGATCGAAGCGGGAAGGAGCCGGCTCGCGGGGCCAGCTGTTATTGCTTTCGTCGATATCCGCTGTTTCCCGCAATGGATCCAGTTTTATAGATACCACCTGCTTATCTTTCGCGAATACTTTTGTTACCTGGTTCTCATTCTTGCGCCAGATATAAGCAGAGATACGGTCCGTTTCCTTACTGCCATCTGCATAAGTCCATTCTATTATCAGCGGCATCACCAGTCCGCCTTTATTGGAGAAGCTTACTTCGTAGAAGTTCTTCTTACTATCGTAAAGTGCTTTTTCTTCTTTACTCAGGCTATTGTAAAACTGGTTCCAGCTATCCTTGTCTTCTTCGCTCACTGCGAAGCGGTTCCACTTGCTGTAGAAGTCCTGCAGGCTTGTATCCTGATCCACCGCAAATTTCACACCTGCTGCTTTATTCCGCTGACGGGCAATATGGTCCATATTTTTCTCATAGGCATCCCGGGCAGTGTTGGCTGTTTCCTGCGGATTGCCCTGCATTCTGTACCATTTCACGCTGTCGATAGAAATATCCACCGGCTCTATTCCAAAGAACCAGCCACGCCAGAACCAATCCAGGTCTACTGCAGAAGCATCTTCCATAGTACGGAAGAAATCAGCAGGCGTCGGATGTTTGAATGCCCAGCGACGTGCATATTCACGGAATGCGAAATCGAACAGCTCACGTCCCATCACCGTTTCGCGAAGTATATTGAGCGCTGTAGCCGGCTTTGCATAGGCATTGGGGCCAAACTGCACAATATTCTCGGAGTTCGTCATAATGGGCTCCAGCTGATCTTTTGGCATCTTCATATAATCCACAATCTTATGTGCAGGACCACGACCCGAAGGGAAATTACTATCCCACTCCTGCTCTGCCATAAACTGGCAAAAAGTATTCAGTCCTTCATCCATCCATGTCCACTGCCTTTCGTCGGAATTCACGATCATCGGAAAGAAGTTATGCCCTACTTCGTGTGTGATCACCCCGATCATACCATTCTTCACCGCTTCTGAATAGGTGCCGTCTTTATCCGCGCGGCCGTAGTTGAAACAGATCATCGGGTATTCCATACCGTTGGCCGCTTCCACGGAAATAGCCACCGGATAAGGATAAGGAATGGTATGTCTGGAATATGATTTCAGTGTATGGGCAACTACTTTGGTAGAGTAGCGGCGATAGAGCGGATAGGCTTCCGGCCCGTAGTACGACATGGCCATTACCTTATTGCCTTCTACATTAGTGGTCATGGCGTCCCATACAATACGGCGGGAAGATACCCAGGCAAAATCGCGGACGTTCTGCGCTTCGTATACCCAGGTTTTGGTTTTCCCAACATGATCCTGCATGGCTTTGCGGGCCTCATTCAGGGTTACCACTTCCACCGGTTCCCTGCTGTTCTGCGCTTGTTGCCAGCGTTGATATTGTGCCGGAGAAAGCATTTCCTTATAGTTCTGGCATTCGCCGGTAGCACCTACGGTATGATCAGCAGGTACGGTCATACGCACTTTGAAGTTGCCGAAGGTGAGCGCAAATTCGCCACGGCCCGTAAATTGCTTGTTCTGCCAGCCCTGGAAATCGGAGTATACTGCCAGCCTGGGATACCATTGCGTGATGGTATACAGGTAGTTCTTATCGTCCGGGAAGTATTCATATCCACCGCGACCGCCCACTGTCATACGATCGGAGATATTGTACCACCAGTTCACTTTGAAGCGGATCTTCTCTCCCGGCATCAATGGCTTAGGCAGATCGATACGCATCATCGTTTGGTTGATCGTATAGGGCAATGTTTTTCCATCTCCATCTGTCAGCTTAACAATATTCACCCCGAGATCTTTTCCCGGCGGCAGGATATCTTTCAACGCAGCCATCGTCATTTTGTCGGATATACGGCTTTCATTAAAGCTCCGGTTATCGCTGGTGGCAGCATGTTCGTTTTCATCGAGCTGCAGCCAGAGATAAGTAAGCGGATCGGGCGAATTGTTGAAATACGTGATGGTTTCAGCACCTGTCAGCCGCTGTTTTTCATCATCGAGCTGTGCGTCGATCTCATAGTCAGCGCGCTGCTGCCAGTATTTAGGGCCGGGTGCGCCCGATGCTGAGCGGTACATATTGGGCGTTTGTAACATGGTGCCCAATTGTTCAAAGCGATTGCCATGGTTGGAACCAGGATTGTTTTGTGCCTGCATCGATAACAGGCCACAGCACAATACCCCGGTGAGGTAAAGTTGTTTTCTCATAAACAGTATTATATAAAAAGCGCTCTGACGCCTTGTATCACCATTAAAAATGCGATTCCGAAGGTAGCGGACGAGAGGAACATATTCCAGTCGCCGCGCTTTACTTCGCCTAATTTCACGATCAGCGAAGATACGAGCAGAATGCACATTACAATCAGGATCTGGCCAAATTCCAGCCCCAGATTAAATCCCAGGAGTGGTTTTACAATGTTTGCCTGGTTGCCGAGCAAACTTTTCAGGTAATTGGAGAAGCCAAGTCCGTGTATCAGTCCAAAAAAAAGTGCATAAAAATAGTTCAGCTGCAGGTGTTGCGGGTCGTCTCCTCTTCTCAGTATATTGGAGATAGCGGTTACACAAATCGTTACCGGTATCAGGAATTCCACCAGGGATGCAGGTATTCTGATAATATTCAATACGCTCAAAGCCAGTGTGATAGAATGGCCAACGGTGAACGCCGTCACCAGTACCAATACCTTTCTCCAGTCGCGCAACAGGTAAATAGCACTTAAGGCGATCACAAAAAGAATATGGTCGTAACCCTCCCAGTTTATGATATGTTGCCACCCTAACTGAAAATACAATGCATCCATGCCCTACTTTTCTATAATTTTGGTAAGTATAATCATGAAAATTAAATTTTCTAAAAATATTTAGTCCAGTGGGGGTATTATTATGTAAATGGTGGATGATATTATGTATGGCTGCAGTACATCCGTTCTATGCCAGTGTTACTGAAATTGCGCATGACGCCGGTAAAAAAGAGCTGCAGGTCAGTTGCCGCATTTTTGCAGACGACCTGGAAAACACGCTGAAGGCGCAAAACAAGACCTCTTTCGATATTACCCGTCCTGCTAACCGCAAGCAGGTAGAGGGCTATATAGCCGCCTATCTTTCTCAACACCTGGTTATCACCATGGATGGTAAGGCAGTTCCACTGCATTTCATCGGATACAAGGTTGAAGAAGATGCGGTATGGAGTTTCCTCGAAGCTGAAAATGTGCCTGTGCCCCAAAAGGTGCAGATAAAAGACAACCTGCTATATGAAAGGCATCCGACGCAGATCAATATGATACACGTACTTGTTGGCGGTGTGAGGAAAAGTACAAAACTCGATAATCCGAAAGAGCTGGCTGTACTGGATTTCTAGCTGCTTAATTCCTGTTATCGACGAATTTCACCGGTTTACGGCTGTTCTCCGGGAACTGCATCCGCATGATATCCTGCTGGGTGGTGTAGCGCACCTGCGGAATAACACGCAATTTCGCCTGCAGATAAGATTTTATCTTACGGTCCATTTCTTCTGACTCTTCCTTCGGCCAGAGGTGCAACAGGATTTCATCGGTACCCAGTTCGTTGGAATATACCTCTACCACAAATTCCTTTACATCTTCCATATCGTTCAGCAGATCGAATAGTGCGGGCGGGTATAGGGTGGTTCCTTTATACTTGATCATTTGTTTTTTGCGGCCTATTACGGGAGACAGGCGAAGCGTATGTCGTCCGCAGCTGCACACTTCCTGATGATACTGGCAGATATCACCGGTTTTATAACGCAACAGTGGCATGCCTTCCACTCCTAAGGTAGTGATGGTTACCTCTCCTTCTTCACCGGGTTTCACCGGTTGATTATTTTCATCGAGCAACTCTACATATAACAGCTCCGGATGATGATGCCCTCCTTTTCCGGCCCTGCATTCCGTGAAAGCGGTTTGCATTTCGGTGGAAGCATAAGTAGAGTACAGCCTGATATTCCATTGTTCCGTGATCTTCTTCCCCAATACATTCAGTGAAAAATCAGTGTTACGGATATTTTCCCCGATGCATACTGCCTTTTTCACAGCTGTACGGTTAATGTCGATATGATGCTCGCGGGCGTAGGCGATCAGTTTAACGATGAAAGAAGGCACTCCCACTATAGTAGTAGGTTGTATGCGTTGTATGTTTTCCCATTGCATGCTCGGCACTCCCGGGCCTACGCGCAGCACACCTGCGCCCAGCTTACGTATCCCATTGTAGTATGCCATACCAGCCATAAACTGACGATCGAGTGTAAGCATGAGCTGGAAGATGTCGCTATCGGATCCGTCGGCGCAACAGAAGGAAATATATTCATTGTAGCTTAGCCGCTGCAGATCTTTCTCCGTTAATGCAATGATGACGGGCCTTCCCAGTGTACCCGATGTGGTCGTGTATTCTGCAATCTTGCTCTTATCCACGCACAGAAATTCCCAGTTATGCTCCTGCAGTTCTTCCTTTGTCACCGGTGGAATCAACGAAAATTCGTCAAGAGAGCGAACTTTATCGGCATCAATACCATGCTTTTTGAACCACGACCTGTAGAAAGGTGAAAACTCTCTCAGGTACCCCAGCAGGCGCATTACTTCTTTTTCCTGGTAAGCCCGGATGGCGGTTTTTGGCTGGAGTTCGATATCGGGAATGTACATGAATGATACAATTTAAAAAATTACGAATTACGAATTACGAATTACGGCAGAAGCGAATATCTTATCATCAGGAATATCTGAAGCTCAGGGAATTCGTAATTCGTAATTTCTAATTCGTAATTCTTTATACTTGATTTCCTTCTATTATCACCATCGCTACGGCAGCACTTTTTTCGTGCGACAAAGACACCAATATACGTTGAATCCCTAACTCAATATACTTATTAGCGCCGTTGCCTATCAGGAACAGTTCTGGTTTGCCGTTAGCATCATTGCGTATTTCAATTTCATCGAAATTAATACCGCCGTTTCCCCAGCCGGTGCCGAATGCCTTCAGCAGGGCTTCTTTGGCCGCGAAGCGGGCTGCATAGCTTTCCGCCGGATTCGTTTGTTTCTCACAATACGCTATTTCGTAAGGCGTAAACACCAGGTTGCGGAAGCTCTCTCCCTTCGCCAGCTTGGCGGCGATGCGAGGTACTTCCACGATGTCTGTTCCGATACCAAGTAACATAATCAGGTTTTATTTAGATGCTGTCAACTGCTTATTACAAAGCGCCAGCTGTTTCCGGATATGATCTTCTTCTCCTTTCGTAGCAATCACTTTAGTCAGGGCTGTTTCATAGTATTGTTTCGCTACCGCGAATGCTTTCTGTTTATATGCATAATCTCCTGCAAGCACATAAGTATGATAGTACTCCGGATTAGCGGCAATCAGCGTTTTAATATCCACCTGCTTTCCTTCTTTCAGTGCATCCCTCAGTTGACGATAAGTATTGAAGGCAATGTAATCTTTCGATAACAGGAAACTGTCCGCCGGAATATTGAGCGCACTGTCATATACTTCACGATCGGCTTGCAGGCCGTGCATACTAAAGATTTTATTCAGGTCGTAGGCCACAAATTGCCCCAGCTGCCACGGCGCTGTGGATACCCAAACCAGGCCTTTCTTTGGTTCAAACACGATGGAGTGATGTGCGATCAGCTGGTTGATGGCCTTTTCATTGCCCAGACCTATATTAGCGTTATGCAGGCCGCCACGGTCGCGGAGTATGTTAACCGTTTTCTG
The genomic region above belongs to Chitinophaga sp. 180180018-3 and contains:
- a CDS encoding alpha/beta hydrolase family protein, producing the protein MKLLARLLFLLCLAQVAKAADVDTVSIYSDKMHRSYKCVVITPASCKTATTRFPSVYLLQGYSGNYANWIQRVPWLRNVADSFQLILVCPDPDYSSWYFDSPIDSSMRFETYISKEIPAWIDQHYPTLAEPRFRAVTGLSMGGHGALFLGIRHQDVFGAAGSMSGGVDIRPFPKNWDIAKRLGEAGKDGVNWNDYTVINQTNKLKPGGSMPLIIDCGIKDFFIDVNRNLHKKLLEEGIDHDYIERPGQHDWKYWSNSIKYQLLFFHEVFMRNGQLIKN
- a CDS encoding M1 family metallopeptidase yields the protein MRKQLYLTGVLCCGLLSMQAQNNPGSNHGNRFEQLGTMLQTPNMYRSASGAPGPKYWQQRADYEIDAQLDDEKQRLTGAETITYFNNSPDPLTYLWLQLDENEHAATSDNRSFNESRISDKMTMAALKDILPPGKDLGVNIVKLTDGDGKTLPYTINQTMMRIDLPKPLMPGEKIRFKVNWWYNISDRMTVGGRGGYEYFPDDKNYLYTITQWYPRLAVYSDFQGWQNKQFTGRGEFALTFGNFKVRMTVPADHTVGATGECQNYKEMLSPAQYQRWQQAQNSREPVEVVTLNEARKAMQDHVGKTKTWVYEAQNVRDFAWVSSRRIVWDAMTTNVEGNKVMAMSYYGPEAYPLYRRYSTKVVAHTLKSYSRHTIPYPYPVAISVEAANGMEYPMICFNYGRADKDGTYSEAVKNGMIGVITHEVGHNFFPMIVNSDERQWTWMDEGLNTFCQFMAEQEWDSNFPSGRGPAHKIVDYMKMPKDQLEPIMTNSENIVQFGPNAYAKPATALNILRETVMGRELFDFAFREYARRWAFKHPTPADFFRTMEDASAVDLDWFWRGWFFGIEPVDISIDSVKWYRMQGNPQETANTARDAYEKNMDHIARQRNKAAGVKFAVDQDTSLQDFYSKWNRFAVSEEDKDSWNQFYNSLSKEEKALYDSKKNFYEVSFSNKGGLVMPLIIEWTYADGSKETDRISAYIWRKNENQVTKVFAKDKQVVSIKLDPLRETADIDESNNSWPREPAPSRFDLFKASGTTRGASSGDNPMKKANHK
- a CDS encoding HupE/UreJ family protein produces the protein MDALYFQLGWQHIINWEGYDHILFVIALSAIYLLRDWRKVLVLVTAFTVGHSITLALSVLNIIRIPASLVEFLIPVTICVTAISNILRRGDDPQHLQLNYFYALFFGLIHGLGFSNYLKSLLGNQANIVKPLLGFNLGLEFGQILIVMCILLVSSLIVKLGEVKRGDWNMFLSSATFGIAFLMVIQGVRALFI
- a CDS encoding DUF6702 family protein, with translation MAAVHPFYASVTEIAHDAGKKELQVSCRIFADDLENTLKAQNKTSFDITRPANRKQVEGYIAAYLSQHLVITMDGKAVPLHFIGYKVEEDAVWSFLEAENVPVPQKVQIKDNLLYERHPTQINMIHVLVGGVRKSTKLDNPKELAVLDF
- a CDS encoding AMP-binding protein produces the protein MYIPDIELQPKTAIRAYQEKEVMRLLGYLREFSPFYRSWFKKHGIDADKVRSLDEFSLIPPVTKEELQEHNWEFLCVDKSKIAEYTTTSGTLGRPVIIALTEKDLQRLSYNEYISFCCADGSDSDIFQLMLTLDRQFMAGMAYYNGIRKLGAGVLRVGPGVPSMQWENIQRIQPTTIVGVPSFIVKLIAYAREHHIDINRTAVKKAVCIGENIRNTDFSLNVLGKKITEQWNIRLYSTYASTEMQTAFTECRAGKGGHHHPELLYVELLDENNQPVKPGEEGEVTITTLGVEGMPLLRYKTGDICQYHQEVCSCGRHTLRLSPVIGRKKQMIKYKGTTLYPPALFDLLNDMEDVKEFVVEVYSNELGTDEILLHLWPKEESEEMDRKIKSYLQAKLRVIPQVRYTTQQDIMRMQFPENSRKPVKFVDNRN
- the acpS gene encoding holo-ACP synthase, whose translation is MLLGIGTDIVEVPRIAAKLAKGESFRNLVFTPYEIAYCEKQTNPAESYAARFAAKEALLKAFGTGWGNGGINFDEIEIRNDANGKPELFLIGNGANKYIELGIQRILVSLSHEKSAAVAMVIIEGNQV